A window of the Hevea brasiliensis isolate MT/VB/25A 57/8 chromosome 6, ASM3005281v1, whole genome shotgun sequence genome harbors these coding sequences:
- the LOC110645526 gene encoding ATP synthase small subunit 6, mitochondrial — translation MPRWFDPWPVFFKREFNRNWPFLVGFAVTGALITKFSLGLTEEDAKNSPFVQRHKR, via the exons atGCCTAGGTGGTTCGATCCGTGGCCCGTCTTCTTCAAGCGAGAGTTCAATAGGAACTGGCCGTTCCTGGTCGGCTTTGCCGTAACTGGAGCCCTCATCACCAAGTTCTCTCTTGGCCTTACAG AGGAGGATGCGAAAAATTCACCTTTCGTCCAGAGGCACAAGAG ATGA